The segment CGCCCAAGTAATTCCATGTTATTCCATATATTCCCAGAAATGCTGCGTAGGTCTTATTTCTCATTCAGATTTTGGGGTGTTGAGTTTTAACAGTGTGTTGTGTGCGTAATGGAACGGTTTGTTTCCAATTTTACAAAGAAGGTTGACGGGAAGGGGCGCGTGTCTGTGCCGCCGCAGTTCCGTACAATTTTACAGCGTTCAGGGGATGATCAAATTTACGCGCAACTTTCATTAGAAACGCATTCAGTGATAGCCGGAGGGGCTTCCCTTTTGGCGCAGCTGGAGGCACGGCTTGAGAAGATGGATCCCTTCTCGCCGGAATATGATGATTGGGCGACCCATATTTATGCAGACAATCATGCGCTTAAAATTGACGGCGATGGCCGGATTATTTTGACGGATGAAATTGTTGAGCATGCAAAAATTAAAGGTGAGGTGACGTTTGCTGGTCGTGGCGCGTCTTTCCATCTTTGGCAGCCAGAAGCTTTTGAAGAATACATGGGCGGCGTTCGTTCGCGCATCCGCGATGTGCGGGCTGGAGGGCAGCTTTCGTGAGTAGTGAGTTGCCGCATATTCCTGTGATGCTTGATGAAGTTGTTGCTTATCTCAAAGAGGTTGGCGATCTCAAAGGCTTGCGGATTGTTGACGGCACTTTTGGTAATGGTGGCTATACCCGCGCTTTGCTCGATGCGGGTGCTGAGGTGATTGCGATTGATCGTGATCCTAATGCGATTGCGGCAGGTCAAGCGCTTGTGGCTGAGAGCGAAGGTCGGTTGACCTTGGTTGAGGGGCGCTTCGGTGATCTTGATCAGCATGTGCGTGATCTTGGTTTTGATCATGTTGATGGTGTGGTGCTTGATGTTGGCGTTTCTTCCATGCAGCTTGATCAGGCAGAGCGTGGCTTTTCGTTCCGCGAAGATGGGCCGCTTGATATGCGCATGGAGCAGGCAGGCCTCAGTGCTGCTGATGTGGTGAACACGTTTTCAAAATCAGATTTGCAGCGCGTGATTAGCGTGCTGGGTGAAGAGAAGAAGGCGGGCTATGTGGCGCACGCGATTGTAACAGCGCGCGAAGAAGCGCCGATTGATACAACCGCGAAGCTTGCAGCCATTGCAGAGCACGCAGTTGGTAAGCGCCATGATGATAAAATCCATCCAGCAACGCGCACCTTCCAAGCGCTCAGAATTTTCGTAAACCGTGAACTTCAAGAACTTGCCCGTGCGCTTATGGCGGCAGAGGCGATCTTGGGTGAGGGCGGTAGTTTGGTCGTTGTGGCGTTTCATTCGCTGGAAGACCGGATTGTTAAAAAGTTTTTGGCTGATCGCAGTCGTGTGTCTGGTGGCGGCTCTCGTCATTTGCCAGCGGTGGAAGTGGATGCGCCGACATTCTCGCTTTCCAATCGCCGTGTTCACACGCCGTCTCCCGATGAAATTTCTCGTAATGCTCGTGCGCGCTCTGCCAAGTTGCGCGCTGCCATTCGTCTTGATGGCGCATCGCGCCCGCTTGATATGGCGGCGGTCGGTGTTGCGCCACTTTCACAATATTCGCTCTTGTAAGGGGTTGTTTGATGCGTCGTTTGTTGAATTTAGTTTTGGTTGGGTTGATGGTTGCAGGTGCCGCCTACACCTTTGAAATTAAGCGCCGTGCAGAAGGTGCTGCGGAAAAGGTCGTGAAAATTGAGCGACAAATATCGCGGGAAAAAGAGACAATCGAAGTGCTTGAAGCAAGCGTCAGTGTTTTGACCCAGCCTGCACTTTTGCAAGAACTAACCGAGCGCCATGCAAATGAGTTGCAGCTTGAGCCGCTCAAGGTTGATCAGGTGATTTCTCTCCAAGAACTGCCAAGCCGCCCGCTTGATCTCAGTCCCTTCCAAAAAGATGATCAGCTTGGCGGTTACGCCGGCGGTACTGACACGAATATTCAATAAACCTCACAACGAAGTCGCCAGACCGTAATCGGAAACAATTAGATGCAAACGCCAGGAACAATATTCAGAGAACATTTTGCGCAAAAAGCCGCAGCCAATGGTTCGATTGAAATTGATGGAGCTAAGAAACAACGACGCGATCTGACGAAGACGCGGATTGTGTTGGTCGCATTTGTGTTTTTCGCAGTTTATGGTTTGATCGCTGCACGCCTGACTACTCTTGCTATTGCAAGCTCCAATAACGTGGAAGTAGCCGCAAAAATCGCCGATAATAAACTGATGATTGCTCGTCCTGATTTGGTGGACCGCAACGGCGATGTGCTGGCGAAGGATCTCAACACTTATTCTCTTCATGCCAACCCGCAGAAGATTATTTATCCAGAAGAAGCGCTGGATAAGCTGGCGACAATCCTGCCAGACCTTAATCGCAAGAAATTACTGCGCCGCTTGCGCGGTAAGGGCAAGTTTGTTTGGATTAAACGGGAATTGACGCCATCTCAACGGGCGCAAATTTTTGATCTTGGTATTCCAGGTCTCCAGTTTGATCGTGAAACGCGCCGTTTTTATCCAGGTGGCCCAACAGCGTCTCATCTGGTTGGCTATGTTGATATTGATAATCAAGGGATCGCAGGGTTTGAGAAATTCGTTGACGATCATTGGTTGAATGATCTGCGCGCCGTCGGCTTTGGTTCAAACGAACGTATGGAGCCCGTAGCTCTCTCTATTGATATGCGGGCGCAGCACGTGGTTCGCGATGAACTTACAAAAGCGATGAAAAAGTATAGAGCTGTCGCGGCGATCGGTATCATCATGGACGCGAATACTGGCGAAGTTGTCGCTATGTCATCGTTGCCAGATTATGATCCGAATAATTTGCAGAAGACATTTTCAAAAGACGCCTTAAACCGTGCAACGGCTGGCGTTTTTGAAATGGGTTCGACCTTTAAGGCGATCACCACTGCGATGGCTTTGGATAGCGGCAAAG is part of the Hyphomicrobiales bacterium genome and harbors:
- a CDS encoding penicillin-binding protein 2, producing MQTPGTIFREHFAQKAAANGSIEIDGAKKQRRDLTKTRIVLVAFVFFAVYGLIAARLTTLAIASSNNVEVAAKIADNKLMIARPDLVDRNGDVLAKDLNTYSLHANPQKIIYPEEALDKLATILPDLNRKKLLRRLRGKGKFVWIKRELTPSQRAQIFDLGIPGLQFDRETRRFYPGGPTASHLVGYVDIDNQGIAGFEKFVDDHWLNDLRAVGFGSNERMEPVALSIDMRAQHVVRDELTKAMKKYRAVAAIGIIMDANTGEVVAMSSLPDYDPNNLQKTFSKDALNRATAGVFEMGSTFKAITTAMALDSGKVSMHDRFDARRPIQHGRFKIRDFHAKRRILSVPEVFIYSSNIGTAKMAQAVGTKGHKKFLERLGLLTPASHELPEIGKPQSPKKWKTLSSMTISFGHGISVTPLQTLSAAAALLNGGKLIPPTFRPRSVEEANEVATRVVSEETSHNMRYLFRLNVEKGSGRRAEVEGYAVGGKTGTAEKVVNGRYSSSKKLNSFLSAFPINDPRYVMLVMVDEPKPSEGQKSATAGLNAAPTTAAIIRRVATTLGVTPRLPDDIPVLTEIDYRN
- the rsmH gene encoding 16S rRNA (cytosine(1402)-N(4))-methyltransferase RsmH; translation: MSSELPHIPVMLDEVVAYLKEVGDLKGLRIVDGTFGNGGYTRALLDAGAEVIAIDRDPNAIAAGQALVAESEGRLTLVEGRFGDLDQHVRDLGFDHVDGVVLDVGVSSMQLDQAERGFSFREDGPLDMRMEQAGLSAADVVNTFSKSDLQRVISVLGEEKKAGYVAHAIVTAREEAPIDTTAKLAAIAEHAVGKRHDDKIHPATRTFQALRIFVNRELQELARALMAAEAILGEGGSLVVVAFHSLEDRIVKKFLADRSRVSGGGSRHLPAVEVDAPTFSLSNRRVHTPSPDEISRNARARSAKLRAAIRLDGASRPLDMAAVGVAPLSQYSLL